The genomic stretch TCCGGCTCGGTCTCCGTCCGGTAGCGGACGGTGAGCTCGGGGTCCTCCGGGTTGAAGTGGTTCCACAGCGGCTTCGCGGCCAGTACGCCACCGGCCAGGACTGCGACCACGAGCAGAACCTTGAACGCGCGGGCTATGCCACTGCGGCGGCGGGGCTGACGGCGGGACGCCACGTGAGATCTCCTTCAGGGCGCGGGCGTGCGCCCGGCGGATGCGGAATCGGCAAGAGGGTACCCGTCGCCGCGCCGGGCGCCAGGGGTCGGTTCGGACCGGAATCCGACGTGAAGGGACCGACTCATGACCATGCAGAAGGGTTGTACGCGCTTTCACGTGACAAAAACGACTGTGTGCGACGTGTGAACACATGTGTGGACGCTGTTAGCCTGCTTGCTCCTGTATTCAATTGAATGACTGTGCGCCCGGGCTGGGGGCTTGGGTGGCGCCGGGGTGGGAAGTATTGCCGTGAACCGAAACTCCACAGTCGACCTCGTGATCATCGGGCTCGGCTACGTCGGGCTGCCCCTTGCCAGGGCGGCAAGCGCTTCCGGCCTGAAGGTCGTAGGCCTCGACCGCAGCGAGCCGGTGGTGCAGGGTCTGAGCTCGGGTTCCTCGCACGTCGACGACATCAGCGACGCCGATGTCCGCACGATGCTCGACCAGGGCTTCCGGGCGGTCTCCACGCCCGAGGTCATCGCGGAGGCGGCGGCCGTCGTCATCTGTGTGCCGACCCCGCTGACCGAGCACGGCGCGCCCAACCTCGGCGCCGTGGACTCCGCCGTCGCCGACATCGCGGCCCACCTGCGGCCCGGCACCCTCGTCGTCCTGGAGTCCACGACCTACCCGGGCACCACCGACGAGGTGGTCCGCCCGCGCCTGGAGGCCGGCGGCCTGAAGGCGGGCACCGACTTCTACCTCGCCTTCTCGCCCGAGCGCATCGACCCGGGCAACCCGACCTACGGCCTGGAGAACACCCCCAAGGTCGTCGGCGGCACCACCCCGGACTGCACCAAGGCGGCCCGCTCGCTGTACGAGCGCTTCGTGGGCAGCGTGGTGGAGGCCAAGGGCACGCGTGAAGCCGAGATGGCCAAGCTGCTGGAGAACACCTACCGGCACGTGAACATCGCGCTCGTCAACGAGATGGCGATGTTCTGCCGCGAGATCGGCGTCGACCTCTGGGACGCCATCCGCTGCGCCTCCAGCAAGCCCTTCGGCTTCGCGCCCTTCTACCCGGGCCCCGGGGTCGGCGGTCACTGCATCCCGATCGACCCCAACTACCTCTCTTACAAGGTGCGTTCGCTCGGGATACCGTTCCGGTTCGTGGAACTGGCCCAGGAGATCAACCA from Streptomyces davaonensis JCM 4913 encodes the following:
- a CDS encoding nucleotide sugar dehydrogenase, with translation MNRNSTVDLVIIGLGYVGLPLARAASASGLKVVGLDRSEPVVQGLSSGSSHVDDISDADVRTMLDQGFRAVSTPEVIAEAAAVVICVPTPLTEHGAPNLGAVDSAVADIAAHLRPGTLVVLESTTYPGTTDEVVRPRLEAGGLKAGTDFYLAFSPERIDPGNPTYGLENTPKVVGGTTPDCTKAARSLYERFVGSVVEAKGTREAEMAKLLENTYRHVNIALVNEMAMFCREIGVDLWDAIRCASSKPFGFAPFYPGPGVGGHCIPIDPNYLSYKVRSLGIPFRFVELAQEINQRMPAHVVSRAADLLNQQGKPIRGSRVLLLGVTYKPDISDQRESPAVDVAELLLERGADLVYYDPRVADWTVEGTAVPRVEDYLAGAAEADLTILLQQHSELDLDELADRSRLLFDTRGKSADHPQVVKL